In Oryza sativa Japonica Group chromosome 2, ASM3414082v1, the following are encoded in one genomic region:
- the LOC4329723 gene encoding ent-cassadiene C11-alpha-hydroxylase 1-like → MENSQVWLLWGALSVAVLFYLSTLRRRYAGGKPLPPGPTPLPLIGNLHLAGGTFHHKLRDLARVHGPVMTLKLGLATNVVISSREAAIEAYTKYDRHLAARATPDTFRACGFADRSMVFIPSSDPQWKALRGIQGSHVFTPRGLAAVRPIRERKVGDLIAYLRAHAGEEVLLGQAMYTGLLNLVSFSYFSIDIVDMGSQMARDLREVVDDIISVVGKPNISDFYPFLRPLDLQGLRRWTTKRFNRVFSIMGDIIDRRLAHIRDGKPRHDDFLDSLLELMATGKMERVNVVNMLFEAFVAGVDTMALTLEWVMAELLHNPAIMARVRAELSDVLGGKEAVEEADAARLPYLQAVLKEAMRLHPVGALLLPHFAAEDGVEIGGYAVPRGSTVLFNAWAIMRDPAAWERPDEFVPERFLGRSPPLDFRGKDVEFMPFGSGRRLCPGLPLAERVVPFILASMLHTFEWKLPGGMTAEDVDVSEKFKSANVLAVPLKAVPVLIK, encoded by the coding sequence ATGGAGAATAGCCAGGTGTGGCTGCTATGGGGAGCTCTCTCCGTCGCTGTCCTCTTCTACCTCTCCACCCTGCGACGACGCTACGCCGGCGGCAAACCCCTCCCCCCGGGCCCGACGCCACTGCCGCTCATCGGCAACCTCCACCTGGCCGGCGGCACGTTCCACCACAAGCTCAGGGACCTGGCGCGCGTCCACGGCCCCGTGATGACGCTCAAGCTCGGCCTCGCCACCAACGTGGTCATCTCCTCCCGGGAGGCCGCCATCGAGGCGTACACCAAGTACGaccgccacctcgccgcgcgcgccacTCCGGACACCTTCCGCGCGTGCGGCTTCGCCGACCGCTCCATGGTGTTCATCCCGAGCTCCGACCCGCAGTGGAAGGCCCTGCGCGGGATCCAGGGCTCCCACGTCTTCACCCCGCGTGGCCTTGCCGCCGTGCGCCCCATCCGTGAGCGGAAGGTGGGCGACCTCATCGCCTACCTCCGCGcgcacgccggcgaggaggtgctCCTCGGCCAGGCCATGTACACTGGCCTCCTCAACCTCGTGTCCTTCTCCTACTTCTCCATCGACATCGTCGACATGGGCTCGCAGATGGCCCGCGACCTGCGGGAGGTGGTGGACGACATCATCTCGGTGGTCGGGAAGCCCAACATCTCCGACTTCTACCCGTtcctccggccgctggaccTGCAGGGCCTGCGCCGCTGGACGACGAAGCGGTTCAACAGGGTGTTCTCCATCATGGGCGACATCATCGACCGCCGCCTGGCTCACATCCGCGACGGCAAGCCGAGGCACGACGACTTCCTCGACTCGCTCCTCGAGCTCATGGCCACCGGCAAGATGGAGCGTGTCAACGTGGTGAACATGCTGTTCGAggccttcgtcgccggcgtggaCACCATGGCCCTCACCCTGGAGTGGGTGATGGCCGAGCTGCTCCACAACCCGGCCATCATGGCGAGGGTGCGCGCGGAGCTGAGCGACGTGCTCGGCGGGAAGGAGGCCGTGGAGGAGGCCGACGCGGCGAGGCTGCCCTACCTCCAGGCCGTGCTGAAGGAGGCCATGAGGCTGCACCCGGTGggcgcgctgctgctgccgcacttcgccgcggaggacggcgtggaGATCGGCGGCTACGCGGTGCCGAGGGGCTCCACGGTGCTCTTCAACGCGTGGGCGATCATGCGCgacccggcggcgtgggagaggcCCGACGAGTTCGTGCCGGAGCGCTTCCTGGGGAGGTCACCCCCGCTGGACTTCAGGGGGAAGGACGTGGAGTTCATGCCGTTCGGGTCCGGGAGGCGGCTGTGCCCCGGGCTGCCGCTGGCGGAGCGCGTCGTGCCGTTCATCCTGGCGTCGATGCTGCACACGTTCGAGTGGAAGCTCCCCGGCGGCATGACGGCGGAGGACGTGGACGTGTCCGAGAAGTTCAAGTCTGCCAATGTGCTTGCCGTGCCTCTCAAGGCCGTGCCTGTCCTGATCAAATAG